The sequence ATCACTGTTGAATATGGCTGGACAAAGCGTTTTGAAGCAATGGGGTTCGATGCTGAAACGGCACAAATGATAGCAACAACACTTCCGGCTATGATAAATGGAGGAAGTGGAAAAGGTGGTAAGGGAACAACCGGTAAACAAACCAATACTTCTAAAGTGGAAGCAGAGAAAAAAGCTTTAGAAAAAATAGGTGGAAACTCTAAAAACGCAAAAGATCTCAGTCAAAAGGAAGCTAACTCTGTTTATAATAAACAGTTGATTAAGAATGCAGACAAAATCTCAACGGCTAAACCCGGTCAGCAAACAGCAGTACCGAGAGATCTAAATGAACAAACATTTTGGAAATCAGTTCAATCCAAGCCATTGCAAGGTAAAGAGTTACCTGGATTAAATAATGATCCTCGTTTTCCAACATCAGCAGGTTTCCAAAAAATGGAGGCAAAACATAGACTTCCTGATGGTCAAACAATAACTATACACTATCAGTACAATTCAACTACTGGTAAAGCATATGATATGAAAATCATTACATCTCAAAGGATTTAACAAGATCCGAAACAAGTTGCAGATACAATAAGGGATAAAGTTAAATGAAAATACAAGAACCAAGTGGTGAATTTATTGATGTGTTTGCTATTTATTGGATAAATAATAAATCACTATGTCTTGGCTTACCCAAAGGGTATGGAGGATTATCTGTTTATGACTTGTCAGAAGTTAATTTAATTGAACCAACACTGAATGGTGAGTTGGTTTACTTCCAAAATGAAGGGGCTGGTTCTGGTGTGTATCATTGGGCTTTAATCCAAGAGTCATTATTAGATGATTTACTTGAGCTAGATGAAACTGCCTATAAAAGATTTTTAGATATATTAAAATCTGAAGGGCAATTAGATGATAACTTTTATTAATGGTAGGAGACCCAACGCACACTGGGCTCTCCCTTAACCGCCCTCACTCCCCCTCAGCCAGCTGGATAATAAGTTGTCCGGCCTGGCGGGTGAGGGTGTAGTGGTTACCGACAGTAAACCCTAATTTATTCAGCCAGTTACCGCTAATTACCATCTGTGGACTGGGGTTGGGTTTACCGCGGTTAGGTGAATAACCCACTGTATAGTGTCTGGATTTTGCCGCTTTATCTTTAGCTGTTTGGGTTTTTACTCCACAATTGCCTCTAGGCCATCGTGACTATACACCTCATAGTTTCTGTGGTGAGCGGTGGTTCCGTACTCCAACACAGGTCGCCGCATCTGTTTTACATCTTACTTCTTGGTGCTCGCTCTGTTGTTACGGGCAAAACAGTTAGCATCGTGTTTTAAAATCAATGATTCCGGTATCCAGGCAATAATTAAATAAAACACATATTTGTTGGAGTAATAATAGTAATAAATCAAAAACATACCTAGTTAATCCTGTAAAAAACACATTTCATGGTATCGCATAACTGCATGAGCGGGACTAAAATTGAATGGTTACCAGCCAAAATATGCCTAGGGTAAAGATTAGATTGTGCTGTGGTAAAGGTATATCGTCTGTTTTAATGCTATTTAGCGCACGAATTTATTAACAACTTACATTTTAAAAGCGCATACTAAATTGTTTGTTAATTGCAAACAGTATAGTTGCACGTAAAATAGTTAAGGTATATTAAAGTTAATATGAAAAGAAGAATATCATTTTTAGTGCTAATCATGCTGATCGTTGTTGCGATTGCAGTGTTACTTTATACACAAAATAAGCACCTGTTATTACAAGGGGAAGTGGATGCGCCTGAAGTCATCGTGACCTATAAAGCAAGGGGACGCGTAATTGAGCATCATATTGAACGCGGTGACATGGTAAAAAAAGGCCAATTATTGATCACCTTAGAAAGCCCGGAATTGCAAGCGCAACTAGCGGCATTGAGCGCAGTACGTGATCAAGCTAAAGCGCAACTTGATTTATCCTTAAATGGTACTCGCGAAGAGACCATTCGCAATGTTCAAGCGGCATTAAAACAGGCTCAATCTCAGTATACCAATGCAAATAACGAATATATAAGATTGAATAATTTATCGGGTAAAGGCTATGTTTCGGCTAATGAATTAGATAAAGCACGTCGGGCTAAAGATGTTGCTTTTCATCAGGTAAATAGCGCTCAGGCGCAATTAGATGAAGCGAAAAATGGTGATCGTATTGAATTGCGGAATAAATATGCCGCTGCATTACGACAAACCGAGCAACAAATGATCGAGTTACAGGTGCAAGTAGATGATTTACATGTTAAAGCGCCGGTTGATGGTGAAGTTGGCCCCATACCGGCTGAAGTTGGTGAATTATTTAATGCCAATAGCCCATTGCTAACACTTGTTCGTTTACCGCAGGCCTACTTTATCTATAATTTACGCGAAGATATTATGGCTTATGTTCGTAAAGGCGATAAGGTATCGATACGTGTTCCTGCTTTGCAAGACAAAATTATTACAGCGGAGGTACGCTATATTGCCCCGATGGGAGACTATGCAACTAAACGTGCAACACGAGCAACAGGAGATTTTGATTTAAGAACATTTGAAGTACGCCTTTATCCACTAGAGGCTGTTGAAGGGTTGCGTCCTGGAATGAGCGCTCTATGGGCTTGGGATAAATAGGTGTTTTTATGACCATAAAAGCGATATGGCCTAATTTTAGGTTTGCTTTTAATCAAGAAATCCAGATTGCTATTCGTAGCCCGATCCTACATTGGCTAAGTTGGATATTCCCATTACTGCTATTTATATTAGTAAGCGCTAACTTTTCTGAAGGAACCTTGTTAAATCTTCCAGTTTCAGTCGTTGATCATGACCATAGTCTATTGTCAAAAAAGTTAATTCGTCATTTAAATGCAGCGCCACATGCTGATATTAAAGCGATTGATGGCACACTTAATACTTCGTTATTACGTTTAGGCAGCGCTAAAGATTATGCTTTACTCTACATTCCTTATCATTTTGAAAAGGATGTTCTTACAGGTCGGCAACCGACAGTCAGAATGTATTATAATGCCTTATTTTATGCTTCTGGTAGTTATGCCATTCAAGATTTTAGAGGGGTAATCGCTGAACTGAATGCAAAATATCGTCCGATATTAGCCTCTTCAATGGGGCGTAATATACCTCCCCTAGCCAGAGTGACGCTATCTTATGATAGTTTGTTTAATCCTAGTGGAAACTATATCTATTATCAGCAATTTGCCGCTACCATCCATATGTTACAACTGTTTGTTATCACTTGTACTATCTATGTTATGTCGCGGGGAACGGCATTATTAACCCACAAAACATTTATCAGTGCGTTATTAGGCAAATTGGCGCCTTACACCCTTTTTTTTACCACCTTATTATTAATTGAAATTGCTGCACTCTCTTTTTTCTTCGACGCCAGGGTTGCCGGTAACCCATTTTACCTTTTTTTGGTAGGCTTTTTTTATGTAACGGCTGCTCAAAGTATCGGTATGCTGCTGTTTGTTTTTACCAAAAGTATTTTTACTGCTTATAGTTTGATCGGCATGTTAGTCAGTATTGCATTGGCTTTTTCCGGTTTTGCCATGCCAATAATGGCAACGGCTTGGCCCGCGCAGATCGTTGCAAATATTCAACCGCTTACCCATGCATTAAATGTGATGTTTGATATTCTTCTACGAGAAGTTTCTTTGCTACGTGTCATACAAGTCTGTTTAACATTGCTCCTTTATCCAGTTATTTGCGCTTTTTTGATTCGTAATCGCCTGTTAACAAGGCTAAGAGTGCAGGAGGCATTTTGATAAAGCAATATTTGATAACCTTTTATCGGGTATTACTTGGCATGTTGGCAAAGCCTATGTGGTTATTGTTGTTGGTTTCGTTATCAATTATGAGTTTGGTTTACATTCGGCCAGTATTGTGGGGTTTGCCGGTAGCGATTATTAATCAAGATCATAGCGCTGCTAGTCGCTTACTAATGGACCGATTAAATACAATACCGAAAATAAAATTACACAGTTATGATAATTTGGCCAGCGCCAGAGCTGATATGCGAGAACGAAAATTGTTTGCCATTATTCTTATTCCTATCGATTTTGAGAAAAGTTTACTAAATGGTAAAAATATTACCGTACCGGTTTATGGTGATGGTACTAATCGACTTGCTAGTGGACAAATACAGCAAGAAATTTCCTCCGCTTATCTTCAACTGTTAAACGAGTATAATATCCAACGGCTAAGAAATGCAGGGTTCACTGATCAACAGGCTAGTACATTATTAACACCCATTAAAGGAATAACAGAACCTCTATTCAATCCAGGCCCGAGCTTCGCTGCAATTGTTTTTCCAGGTTTATTGGTCATGTTATTACAACACTCACTGTTAGTCGCTTGTGTGAAAGCCTATATTGACGTTCACAAAGTGGCAAACGGCAAAGTCTCTGCTGCTGTTTATCTAGGTGCATGGTCAGCATTGTTGCCCATTTGGTTATTTCTGTCGGCCATCTTTTTTGCGCTCTGGCCCTGGGTATTAGGTTACCGACAAGAAGCGCCACTTTATCAGCTTTTGATCGTCACCTTACCGTTTTTATTGGCGGTTTTGGGGTTAGGTAAGTTTGTTACCGAATTTTTACGTAGTGTCGAAATGATTCATCTGACACTGGCTTTTCTAACTACGCCGGTATTTTATATTTCAGGCGCTATTTGGCCATTACAAGCAATGCCGGATTGGGTAAGAATGGTGGCTTATTCTTTACCTTCAACATGGGCAATAAAAGCGATAGCAGGTATTAACCAACTTGATTTAAGTTTATCTGACGTGGGTATTGATATTGTGATGATGCTAATATTAGGCACAATTTATGCATTACTGGGCATATTGATCAATATGCTACGTAGTGGTGAACTGCGCCAGTTCAGCCACCATGTCCGTTGTTTATTGAGAAGAAAAAAACGTTCTTAATTTTTATGCTATAAGAGATAAACCGGCTGCACGTCGCCAATAACCGTTGCAATCTAAATCATTAGTTAATGTTAGTGGATACTCACCCTGTTGATTAGCTCTGAATTGTTCCAAAATGGTGAGTGAATCTAGATTTTCGGCAGAGATGCGGACAATATCGACTAATCCGCTCATTGAAGTTTGTTCATTGCCTAGATTATAACAGTAGCCACTTTGCGCCTGAATACCATTAAGGGTAAAGAGCAATTGATTTTCCTGGGAAAAAACTTTTCTGCCCTGGGGATATTTTTCACAACAAGTCTCACAATTATCTTTATGGCGATTTTCTGAGCGGGCAGTAAAACAGCGAGCTGATAGTGCCAGTGGTAAATGCCCATAGCCAAATACTTCGACTTCAAACTTGTGGCGAAATCCTAGCTGTTCACATTGATAAAGCAGATCTTGTAACCAATCACGAGAAAGTTCAATTGGTAAGCACCAGCGTATCATGCCTTGGCGATAGAGTAGTCGTAATGCATAAGCATTGTAGCAATTGAGCCCATAACCTGCCATAAAGGGTATTTTTTGCTCAATAAGCTGATTAACCACACCGAAATCGTGCGCTTCCACTAAAAATTCACCATTATCGACCAATTTAGCGATTTGTCTAAGTTCGGCCGCGTTTTGTAATAAAGACAAGCTAGAAATTACCACTTGTTTGCCATGCAAAGTGATTTCTTTTGCCAGTTCAAGCCAGTCAGCTACTTGCATTTGCCGACGCTTATTACAAACCGTTTCACCGAGATAAATAATATCGGCGCTACTATTAATCGCTTGTTGATAAAACTGAATTAATGTCTCTTTTGACCAATAATAAAGTACTGAACCTAAGGAATATTTCATTTTTTCGCCTTATCCTACTGCCATTTACGATGATAAGCACCTAAGGTGGTTTGTTGACCTTCGGAAAGATTTTCCAATACATTTATCCATTTTTGATTGGTGATGAATTTTTTAGGATCATTTTTGCAATGATCAATAGCTTGTCGCCAGATATGGGTCACATCGCCAACATAAGTTGGGCTGCGTTGGCGGCCTTCAATTTTGACAGCGGCAATATTTGCCAGCATCAGTTCTGGTAACAATTCCAGTGTATTTAGGCTGGTAGGCTCCTCTAATACATGATATTTTTTTCCATTGAGACAGTATCTTCCTTTACAAAGAGTTGGGTAACTCGCATTTTCATTATTCGAATAGCAATCGATTAAAATATCATTTAAACGTGACTCCATACCTTTATCGGTTTGTTGCCAACGTACAAATCGGGCAGGTGAACAAGCACCTACGGTATTTGGTGATTCTCCTGTCAGGTAAGACGAAAGATAACAGCGTCCTTCTGCCATGATACAAAGGCTGCCGAAAGCAAAAACTTCCAATGCGACAGGACTAGTTTGGGCTAACTGTCTGACTTGATGTAATGATAGAACACGAGGAAGAACAATTCGTTGGACGGCAAAATTACGCTGATAAAATTGAATCGCCGCAATATTTGTCACTGAAGCTTGAACAGAAACATGACGTTCAATATGGGGATATTTATTAGCAGCATATTCTAAGATAGCCAGATCAGCTAGGATCAAGGCATCAACACCGATTTCCGCAGCCATATCAACGGCGGATAGCCAGCGACTAAAACCGTTAGGGTGAGCAAAAGTATTGATAGCAACATGTAATTTGCAAGCATGATCATGAGCATATTTGACTGCTTCAACTAATTTTTTTTCGCTAAAATTTAAACCAGCAAAATGACGTGCATTAGTATCGTCTTTAAATCCAATATAGACTGCATCAGCGCCATTATCGACAGCTATTTTTAAAGCAGGTAGATTGCCTGCCGGACATAATTCCATAGGTGATCCTAGCGTATAGTTAGATGTCTATCGATTGTAGTCAAGGTGTAATATTGTTGTTTTGACTTAAACCAGATTACTTTCTTTTGTGAATTGATTTTGCTAGATGGAGCATAAAACTGAATGGTATTAATCGATTGTTGGTTAAATTTTGATGTGGGTTCAAAGATATTAATTAATAATTTGGCAGAATGGATAATTGTCATTAATGCTTAAAGATATATCATAAAAGTGTAAGAGGAATTTGGATCGTGTTAAAGAAAATTCGCCAGCAGCTTATCCAGCAAGGACCTAAATTGATGTGTTTACCTTTAAAAGTTACGCCTTTTATCTTAGAACGTCAAATTCTGGAGCAATTATTAAGCTGGCAATTTCAGCAGGCACTAAACGATGGTGAACTGGATTTTTTGCACAATAAATGGCTTAAAGTTGAGGTTATTGATGTGCAGCTTGTTTGGTATATTAGCCAGCAGGCAGGTAAGATCATCGTCAGTAAAGATCAACATGCAGATGTCAGTTTTTGCAGTGGAGCGAATGATTTAGTTTTAATTGCTGCGCGGAAAGAAGATCCTGATACCTTATTTTTCCAACGTCGCTTACGCATAGAAGGAGATACAGAGCTTGGTCTGTATGTAAAAAACCTGTTGGATGCCTTTGAATTAGAGACAATGCCAGCAATTTTACGCTTTGGTTTATTGCAATTAGCTGATTTGATTAAACTAGTACAAAATGAAAATATTGATTATAAAGAGCGTGCATTATCATGCTAATTCGTGTTGAAATTCCGGTTGATGCGCCAGGCATTGATCAATTATTACGTCAAACATTTCCCACCGGTGCTGAAGCTGATTTGGTACAAAAATTGCGTGAGGACGGTTTATTCGTATTGGGAATGGTGGCTACTGATGATAAAGGAAAAATTATTGGTTATATCGGCTTTACTTTAGTCGATGTCAACGGTGATAAGCAGTGTCAATGGGTCGGATTAGCGCCATTAGCCGTTGATAGCGCTTATCAGCAACAAGGTATTGGGGCAAAATTGGTTTATGACGGATTAGATAGTCTAAATGAATTTGGCTATAAAGCGGTAGTGGTGGTTGGCGATCCTAATTATTACCGTCGTTTTGGTTTTACGCTTGCTAAGCCGCATGGGCTTGTATGTAAATGGCCTGGAATGGAGGCCTATTTTCAAGTTTATGCGTTAGATAATGGTAAGTTAGCCGATTATGCAGGGCTAGTTAATTTTTCGTCTTATTTTGATGAGTGCTAATGGGGCAAGGTAACTAGCCAAATCTAAAGGCTGGTCTGCGACAAGTTGTTCTTTTTGTACTTTGGTTAATTGTTTTATTTGGTATTCTAGGGACAAGGCGTCTGAATGGCAGGCTAGCTGGCATTGGTATACTAACAAAAGAGGCGATTTTCCTCTTAACGCTTTAGCGCCTTTGCCTAAGTGATGTTGTTGCAGGCGGCGCGTAATATCTGTGGTGATGCCAGTATAAAGTGCATTTTGTCTATTTCTGATCAGGTAAATTGACCAAGGCTTTTTCGTCATATTGGATTGATTAAATTAGATTTTTAATTAAGTTAATAAAAAATTCTCTACTGATTTTGTCGTGATGATTTACCCTAATAAGGCGTATAAACGCTATTTTAACCAAGTTAAAACAATTATTTTTGTATGTTATTCATTTTTTTTGAAAGATAGCAACAAAAAAAACTAATCCAAAATTTTAAGTAGTGCCTATACTATGATCTATATCACAGGAATAACCAATAATATTTCTGAATGATAATAATCAATTAAGGAGTTTATGATGAAAAAATTACCCGCTGCTTTAATTTTGGTTTTAGGTACGTTGTCATTTGGTGCAATGGCAGATCAGGCAAAAGAAGTAATAGAAACCCCTGCTCAGCAGTCAATAGGAATTGTCTCAGTAGCTGCGGGAGAAACGCCTACTAGTGCCGTTCAGCAGTTAGCTGAAGAAGCCACCAAAAAAGGAGCAACTATTTATCGTGTTACCTTTTTAGCTTATACACAAAATAAAGTACAAGCTAATGCTAGAATCTATGGTAATAGCCAAACTACTGCGCCTGTCTATAGATAATTGGCAGTATAAATTATCGGATGATGATAGCAGCTTTAATTTTTGATAAAAACACGCTGAATAATTATTTTTTCAGCGTGTTTTTACTTAAGGAGAGATATTATCCACTATGTTTGCTGATCAATCATCAATGGCTATTATGCAACAATACCTTTCTCGTCAGCATGTTTTTTCACTATTCACCTCTTTTCAATCAGATAGTTGGCCGGCCATCTGTTTTTATACCTTCAAAGCTCAAACGATGTCATTATATTTTCTGACCGAAACGACTACTCGTCATGGTGAGTTAATGCTTAAAAACCCAATTTTAGCCGGAACTATTTGTTGTCAAAGCAAAACCATAGCCAACATTCAAGGGATACAATTTATTGGTAAAGTCCATTCGCTGACTGGCAAACAAGAACAGCACGCCAGGCAAAATTATAATCGGCGATTTCCGGTTGCTATGGCGGCCAGTATTCCTATCTGGCAATTATCTTTACAACAGATCAAAATGGTCAATAATAAGTTAGGTTTTGGCACTAAACTGATTTGGCATCGTGACACTTAACCTAATTTATGGATCACTTGATTATGACTACCTCGCCATAATAGATTGGGTTCATGAAGCGCTTGAATGAATTTACCATCGACTAATACATCAAGATAGTTAACGACGGCGCGTTGATTAGCGGTTAATTGGTCAAGGGTATAACCGGTCCAGAGCCAAATATCTTTATCTGGGCATTCAAATTTGATGCGTTTAACCAGTTGTAAAACTGCTGCTACATTTTGTGGATGCAGTGGGTCGCCGCCAGAGAGAGAAAGTCCTTGGCGAACGATCCTTTGATCTTGCAGATCAGTGATAATTTGATTTTCTATTGCTTGGGTAAACGGTTTACCTGAGTCAATTTTCCAGGTGCTTTTATTGTAACAACCTCTACATTGATGAAGGCAACCTGCGACAAATAACGTACAACGTGTTCCTGGGCCATTAACCACATCAACCGGGTAATATCGATGATAATTTATAATGTTATCCAAGTTGACCATTTTTTAAGTGTTTAACGCGTCGTTTAACTTCTTCTTGTTTACCGCTATTGAATGGTCTGGCATCGGGGCTACCAAGATAACCACAAACACGGCGAATAACCGAAACGCGGGTTGGATCATGATTATCGCAAGATGGGCAGACAAACCCTTTACTAGTACAGGCAAATTCACCGGTAAATCCACATTCATAGCACTCGTCAATCGGGGTATTGGTACCATAATAGGGAATATGATGATAGCTGTAATCCCAGACATCTTCTAATGCTTTTAAGTTATGTTGTAAGTTTGGATATTCACCGTAGCAGATAAAACCACCATTAGCTAACGCTGGGTAAGGTGCTTCAAAGTCAATTTTATCGTAAGGATTGACCTGTTTTTCGACATCCAGATGGAAACTATTAGTATAATATCCTTTATCAGTAACACCGTCGATTAAACCGAATTCAGCCATATCTTAGCGACAAAATCGGTCACATAAATTCTCACTGGGAGTACTATATAAGCTAAATCCATAGCCAGTTGCTGCTTTCCAGCGATCGGTTGCTGCCCGCAGATGTTTAATGATCTGATAGGCTTTTTGCCGCAGAGTTTCATCATCAAAAACATGTTTTTGCGTGCCATAAAGTGCATTGATTGTTTCATGCAGACCGATATAACCTAAAGAAATCGATGCACGACCACGTTTGAAGATTTCAGCAATATTGTCTTCCGCTTGTAAACGAACGCCACAGGCACCCTCCATATAGAGTATGGGTGCGACACGCGCTTTGACATTTTCCAGTCTGGCGATACGCGTCATCAGCGCTTTTTTGGTAATTGCCAATCTGCTATCTAGGATTTGATAAAATTGTTGTTCGTTACCTTTAGCCTCAATGGCTATCCGAGGCAAGTTAATACTGATCCCTCCGAGATTATTACGTCCTTCATGGATACTTGGCCTTGCTCTTCATAAACGCCTAAAAAACTGCGGCAACCCATCGGAGTTTTGAAGGAGCCAGTAACATTTACTACTTGATCATAGTTAAGAATATCTGGGTACATCCGTTTGCTGGCACATTCTAATGCTAGTTGCTTAATATCGTAGTTTGGATCACCATATTGGTGATTGATCCCCTTACGGATAGCAAAAACTAATTTTGGGAATACCGCGGTTTTACGATTTTTACCCAGTCCAGCTAAACGATTTTGTAAGATCGATTTTTGGATTAATCGCGACTCTTTTGAGGTTCCTAAGCCAAATCCAAAGGTAACAAAAGGTGTTTGACCATTTGCGGTGTGCAGTGTGTTGACTTCATATTCTAGTGATTGAAAAGCGTCATAACACTCTTTTTCTGTTCTGCTGTCAGCGTAGCCCAATTGGTCGGCAATTTGCCATTCTTTGGCAATTTTTAAGTGTTTTTTATAGCTCGCCTGGACAAAAGGAGCCAAGACTTCATCGATACGATTAATGGTTGTACCACCATAAATATGGCTGGCCACTTGAGCAATAATTTGTGCCGTGACGGCGGTGGCGGTTGAAATCGATTTTGGTGGCTCGATTTCAGCATTACCCATTTTAAAACCTTTGGTTAACATCCCTTGCAAATCGATAAGCATACAGTTAAACATTGGAAAAAAGGGTGAGTAATCAAGATCATGATAGTGAATTTCACCACGTTCGTGTGCCATAACGACATCACGCGGCAAAATATGTTGTTTAGCATAATGTTTGGCAACAATGCCGGCTAATAAATCGCGTTGAATTGGAATTACCTTGCTATCTTTATTTGCATTCTCATTGAGTAACGAAACATTGCTTTGCTCAATCAAGCCACGAATTTCGTGAGTGAGGCGACTACGTTGTTCTCTGGCAATATCCCGATCATGGCGATAGGCAATATAATTTCTGGCCAGATCTTAATAACGACCTGCCATCAGTTGATTTTCAACCGCATCTTGGATTTCATGAATATCAACGGTTTGACGGTTGCCTAATTGTTGTTCGACGACTGAGGCGACAACTGCACAATAATGATCATCGCATATCCCATTGGCAGTGGCTGCACGCATGACGGCTTGTTTGATCCGATTTTTATCAAAAACGACCTGACAGCCATCGCGTTTAATAACTACTGTTTTCACAATAGGCTCCTCTAATAGTTATCCACAATTAAATCACAATTAAATATGCAGCATTAATTTGTGGATAAATCTGTCTATAAATTCTATATATAGTGCTTTACTATATATTAAAGCACAATATATAGTGCCTGGTGTTTATTTAGCAGGACTTTTATTGATCTAAAACAAAGAAATTGGATGTTGTTTGTTTTTTGGCTAAATGTTAATAACAACGGAGAGGTTTAA is a genomic window of Arsenophonus apicola containing:
- a CDS encoding SymE family type I addiction module toxin, which produces MGYSPNRGKPNPSPQMVISGNWLNKLGFTVGNHYTLTRQAGQLIIQLAEGE
- a CDS encoding HlyD family secretion protein produces the protein MKRRISFLVLIMLIVVAIAVLLYTQNKHLLLQGEVDAPEVIVTYKARGRVIEHHIERGDMVKKGQLLITLESPELQAQLAALSAVRDQAKAQLDLSLNGTREETIRNVQAALKQAQSQYTNANNEYIRLNNLSGKGYVSANELDKARRAKDVAFHQVNSAQAQLDEAKNGDRIELRNKYAAALRQTEQQMIELQVQVDDLHVKAPVDGEVGPIPAEVGELFNANSPLLTLVRLPQAYFIYNLREDIMAYVRKGDKVSIRVPALQDKIITAEVRYIAPMGDYATKRATRATGDFDLRTFEVRLYPLEAVEGLRPGMSALWAWDK
- a CDS encoding ABC transporter permease; translation: MTIKAIWPNFRFAFNQEIQIAIRSPILHWLSWIFPLLLFILVSANFSEGTLLNLPVSVVDHDHSLLSKKLIRHLNAAPHADIKAIDGTLNTSLLRLGSAKDYALLYIPYHFEKDVLTGRQPTVRMYYNALFYASGSYAIQDFRGVIAELNAKYRPILASSMGRNIPPLARVTLSYDSLFNPSGNYIYYQQFAATIHMLQLFVITCTIYVMSRGTALLTHKTFISALLGKLAPYTLFFTTLLLIEIAALSFFFDARVAGNPFYLFLVGFFYVTAAQSIGMLLFVFTKSIFTAYSLIGMLVSIALAFSGFAMPIMATAWPAQIVANIQPLTHALNVMFDILLREVSLLRVIQVCLTLLLYPVICAFLIRNRLLTRLRVQEAF
- a CDS encoding ABC transporter permease: MIKQYLITFYRVLLGMLAKPMWLLLLVSLSIMSLVYIRPVLWGLPVAIINQDHSAASRLLMDRLNTIPKIKLHSYDNLASARADMRERKLFAIILIPIDFEKSLLNGKNITVPVYGDGTNRLASGQIQQEISSAYLQLLNEYNIQRLRNAGFTDQQASTLLTPIKGITEPLFNPGPSFAAIVFPGLLVMLLQHSLLVACVKAYIDVHKVANGKVSAAVYLGAWSALLPIWLFLSAIFFALWPWVLGYRQEAPLYQLLIVTLPFLLAVLGLGKFVTEFLRSVEMIHLTLAFLTTPVFYISGAIWPLQAMPDWVRMVAYSLPSTWAIKAIAGINQLDLSLSDVGIDIVMMLILGTIYALLGILINMLRSGELRQFSHHVRCLLRRKKRS
- a CDS encoding U32 family peptidase, producing the protein MKYSLGSVLYYWSKETLIQFYQQAINSSADIIYLGETVCNKRRQMQVADWLELAKEITLHGKQVVISSLSLLQNAAELRQIAKLVDNGEFLVEAHDFGVVNQLIEQKIPFMAGYGLNCYNAYALRLLYRQGMIRWCLPIELSRDWLQDLLYQCEQLGFRHKFEVEVFGYGHLPLALSARCFTARSENRHKDNCETCCEKYPQGRKVFSQENQLLFTLNGIQAQSGYCYNLGNEQTSMSGLVDIVRISAENLDSLTILEQFRANQQGEYPLTLTNDLDCNGYWRRAAGLSLIA
- the ubiU gene encoding ubiquinone anaerobic biosynthesis protein UbiU, with amino-acid sequence MELCPAGNLPALKIAVDNGADAVYIGFKDDTNARHFAGLNFSEKKLVEAVKYAHDHACKLHVAINTFAHPNGFSRWLSAVDMAAEIGVDALILADLAILEYAANKYPHIERHVSVQASVTNIAAIQFYQRNFAVQRIVLPRVLSLHQVRQLAQTSPVALEVFAFGSLCIMAEGRCYLSSYLTGESPNTVGACSPARFVRWQQTDKGMESRLNDILIDCYSNNENASYPTLCKGRYCLNGKKYHVLEEPTSLNTLELLPELMLANIAAVKIEGRQRSPTYVGDVTHIWRQAIDHCKNDPKKFITNQKWINVLENLSEGQQTTLGAYHRKWQ
- the ubiT gene encoding ubiquinone anaerobic biosynthesis accessory factor UbiT, which codes for MLKKIRQQLIQQGPKLMCLPLKVTPFILERQILEQLLSWQFQQALNDGELDFLHNKWLKVEVIDVQLVWYISQQAGKIIVSKDQHADVSFCSGANDLVLIAARKEDPDTLFFQRRLRIEGDTELGLYVKNLLDAFELETMPAILRFGLLQLADLIKLVQNENIDYKERALSC
- a CDS encoding GNAT family N-acetyltransferase → MLIRVEIPVDAPGIDQLLRQTFPTGAEADLVQKLREDGLFVLGMVATDDKGKIIGYIGFTLVDVNGDKQCQWVGLAPLAVDSAYQQQGIGAKLVYDGLDSLNEFGYKAVVVVGDPNYYRRFGFTLAKPHGLVCKWPGMEAYFQVYALDNGKLADYAGLVNFSSYFDEC
- a CDS encoding GIY-YIG nuclease family protein, with amino-acid sequence MTKKPWSIYLIRNRQNALYTGITTDITRRLQQHHLGKGAKALRGKSPLLLVYQCQLACHSDALSLEYQIKQLTKVQKEQLVADQPLDLASYLAPLALIKIRRKIN
- a CDS encoding YdgH/BhsA/McbA-like domain containing protein, with product MKKLPAALILVLGTLSFGAMADQAKEVIETPAQQSIGIVSVAAGETPTSAVQQLAEEATKKGATIYRVTFLAYTQNKVQANARIYGNSQTTAPVYR
- a CDS encoding YhbP family protein; its protein translation is MFADQSSMAIMQQYLSRQHVFSLFTSFQSDSWPAICFYTFKAQTMSLYFLTETTTRHGELMLKNPILAGTICCQSKTIANIQGIQFIGKVHSLTGKQEQHARQNYNRRFPVAMAASIPIWQLSLQQIKMVNNKLGFGTKLIWHRDT
- the nrdG gene encoding anaerobic ribonucleoside-triphosphate reductase-activating protein, whose protein sequence is MNYHRYYPVDVVNGPGTRCTLFVAGCLHQCRGCYNKSTWKIDSGKPFTQAIENQIITDLQDQRIVRQGLSLSGGDPLHPQNVAAVLQLVKRIKFECPDKDIWLWTGYTLDQLTANQRAVVNYLDVLVDGKFIQALHEPNLLWRGSHNQVIHKLG